Within the Miscanthus floridulus cultivar M001 chromosome 17, ASM1932011v1, whole genome shotgun sequence genome, the region GACTctagcgccagcaaccacatgacgggctccaaggaagccttctccaagctcgatggcaacgtgaccggcacggtgaagtccggtgacggctcaagggtggtgaTTCAAGGGCGcaacaccatcatctttaggtgccagaatGATGAACACCGCGCGCTGACGGAAGTGTACTACATCCCGCAGCTTCGTTCAAGCATCGTCAGCATTGGGCAGCTGGACGAGCGCAGATGCGAGGTACTGATCGAGAGCGGGATCCTAAAGATTCAAGATCGGGAGCGACGTCTTCTCGCGAAGGTAAAATGCTCACGTAATCATTTGTACCttctcgacttgaaggtggagcagccggtgtgtcTGGCAGCACGACACACCGAGcagccgtggctgtggcatgcctagttcagccatctcagcttcgacacgctcggtcggctggagaagatggtccgagggctgccccaaatcaagcacgcaggcgagctgtgtgatagctgcctggctgggaagtagaggaggctaccgttcccaaaggcagccaagtatcgcgcggcggacgctctcgagctcgtccatggcgatctctgtgggccaatcaccccagccacaaacggtggtcgtcGATACTTCCtactgctcatggatgattgcagtcgctaaatgtggctgcaactcctgacgagcaaggacgaggcggAGGCGGTGATCAATAAGTTCAAGGCGCAAGCGGAGGCGGAGAGCAGtaagaagctgcgcgtgctgcggacTGATTGTGGTGGCGAATTaactttggtggagtttgctgcgTACTGTGCGTGTCAGGGTGTGGTGTGACACCACACCGTGTCgtactcgccacagcagaatggcgtggtggagcggcggaaccagacgatggtcggcatggctctatccatgatgaaggctaagAGTATgtcggcaaggttctggggtgagcggtgaccacggcggtgtttatCCTCAATcacgcgcccaccaaggccctgaagggaaAGACGTCGTTCGAAGCTTAGTATGGGCGCAAGCgtagcgtgtccttcctccggacattcggcagCATCGGCCACATTAGTAAGACGAAgtcggtcctcaccaagctggaggataggagcacaccaatggtactcctgggctacaaggaaggtaccaaggcgtactcACTCTATGACCCATGCAgtggcaaggtggttgtctcgcgcTACGTCATGTTTGACGAGAAGGCAGCCTAGGATTGAGACAATCCGGGCATGGgtgaagctggcggcttcaccagcaccttcgtcgttgagcacttggtcatccacggtggtagagacgctggagaggaggtgtcgaccactccagcaacagagccgagcactcctggggtggtttcgagcactccgggaggggttcCGGCCACTCCAAgagtggtgacgagcggtccaGGAGCAGTGTCGAGCACTGCAGCTGgcgtgccgagcactctaggtatTGTGCTGACCACTCCGACGgaacaggggactccatcgacgctgatcgagtttgcctcacctccaagtgacatcaccgAGTTTGTGGATGCTTTTCACGATCGTGAGGAGGTGCAGTTCCGCTGGCTGGACAacatcgtcggcggcacaggGTCCTTAGGCCTGGTGGGtcagctgctcaatgacccagagctgcttctcatcagtgcagaggaaccacccacgttcacgctagCTGAGCGCGATGCCAATTggtgacgggcgatgctggaggagatgaaggcaatcgaggaaaacgagacttgggagctcgtcgatcctcctctaggatgtcgtccgatcggcttgaagtgggcatacaaggtcaagcgggacgagcgcggtgccattgtcaagcacaaggcacgcctcgtcgcccgaggctttgtctggcgtgagggcatcgacttcgaggaagtctttgcgccggtagcgcGCATAGAGTCTATCCGACTGttgctggctttggcagcagcgaaggactagcgcgtccatcacctggacataaaattggccttcctcaatggtgagctagAGGATATGGTCTtcatcaggcaacctccaggtttcaccgtcaagggagcggagcacagagtgctccgactgcgcaagacgCTCTACAGACTACGGCAGACCCCATGAGCGTGGAACACCAAGCTTGTCGCCACGCTGGACGAGCTTGGGTTCACATGGTGTGCAACCGAGTACACGCTCTACACACggcgacaggggaaggaggagctcgttgtcAGTGTGTGTGTGGACGACTTGATTGTCACCGACGCGCGTGTAGAGGACATTGACAGCTTTAAGCGTGAGATGACGGcttgttttcgaatgagcgatctcggcgcgctctcctactacctcggcatcgaggtgagataggggaacgaggtgctcacgctcggtcagagcgtgtACGCcttgaagctgttggagcggagcggcatggttgAGTGCATGCCATGCGTGACTcagatggaggagcggctgaagctgacgaaggccagtaccgtgacgaaggtagatgcaacactctaccggagcatcgtcggcggtctatACTACCTAGTCCAGGCTACGTCGgctgcttcatggaggatccccgagaggatcactgggctacggtgaagcggctgtTGTGTTACGCCGAGAGgatggtggatcaggggatcgtcttctCTAAGACCGACGGAAGTgagctgcagctcactgtgtttagcgatgcagacatggcgggagacatcgacggacgatggagcacctctggcgtactcgtcttcctcgggtcgactccaatctcatggctgtcgctgaaacagaaggtggtggcactgTCCACGTGCGAGACAGAGTACGTGGCGACGGCCatagcggcgtgccaagctgtgtggctgcgtcggctgctgggtgagctgactggtatggaagctcacccaccagcactgatggtgtaCAACCAGCCCTCCATCGCcatcgcgaagaatccggttctccacgaccagagcaagcacatctacatcaagttccactttcgcagggactgtgtcgatggagggcagatcgtcatcgagttcatcgaaactggtcggcaactcgcggacgtcctcatcaAGCCGCTCGACtgtcttcggttcacggagctcAAGAAAatgatcggcatggtggaggttctagggttagcagcaggattaggggaagaattgtaaagtaatctgctgctctccccaGTCTGAACGCGTGGCAGGGGCAGGTGCCGAAAGGGCTCCcagctgctgcactgtagccgcggcaggagcaggcgccgaaaggctctcctgccgcactgtagtcacagtaggggcaggcgccaaagtcagcccagCTGTCACATttagtcactatagcagcatgacatgtatgtgtactaggattagataggTATAGTTGTATTTATaacttcccactgcaactcagtaaagtgagCAAATTCAGTTttaccatctcctctgcagagatTCAGCCAACACTgatgcttgtgttgtgtgtgtacGCTCTGTTCTTCATTTCTTTTTTTTATCTCTATCCATAATGTGTGGTCGGCAACATCGGTGGGTGGTCGGCTCGTTCGTGTGGAAGATCAGGGGCAACATATAATGCTGGAGTGCGATCAGTCTTGCGATTGATGGGATGCAGTCGATGCTTTACCACCAAACTGCCACTGAGTCGACCGCTGACCAAAGCATGTGATCAAAGCTGCGCATTACCCACCCAAATTAACAGACCAATTCCAGACACGCCTAGTGAAGCAGCAGTATTTAAAAGTGGATGCCCAATTCCAGGCTGCATTGGCAAAGGGGGCCAAACACCAACGTTTGGCCATCCCTGGGCTTGGAGAGTCTATCAGAAGTTCCTATGCGGTTTTAAATTGCAAGCAACCAGAAGAATTTGTACTTTGGTGGAGCCCAAACTTTCCAAATATTgcaaatataataactaagcaaAAGAAAGGACTGATGACGATAAGATTGAAATAAGAATTTACAGGTAGGTGGCTCTGGATTTCCTTCAACTTTAAAACAGGAGACTAAAGAATTTTGGCCTCCTGATTATACAGTTAAACAGTAGTAGCCTCACCAAAGCTAAAATGTCATCAGTGTGCACTGGGGAAAAGGCGCATATATCATATATATGAACACTACTTGTCATCTGATTTCTATTTTGAACACGCAGATTATTCCAGCCACGGATCACCAGTTTCTCTTACCACTCGTtaccactgaaaggagcccagaAATGGGTGAACGGAAGCATTCAAACAGTGGCGACTACTCACTACTGGGCATAGACAACGAGCTAATAAATCGAGAACCCGCAGATAGACAAGGTCGGTGTGGCTGAGATTCAGAGCTACTGCAAACCCAAATCATGCACAACGCCGCCCAGCGGGACATTTAGATCATAGATCTGACAAGCGCAGTAAGGAAAACCGAGAAACGCACGAGATCGAGAGAGAAAACGCGAAAAAATGGAAAAGGAGCTCACAAGGTGTCGGCGGCGGTGGTCCGTCGTCGCGATGCAGCTCGGATCGCTGCGGTTGCCGGCCGGAGGGGGGGTGGGAGAGGAGCAAGAGGAGTGGAGAACACCGTACCACCCAAGCAGCAGAGAGCAGAAGATCGAGGCGAGGCCGAGGGGGTGTGTGGTATGAACGGGAAGGATCCCGTGCGGGCTTTGTGTGCCGCCGCCGCTTCCTTGCTACCCAAGCCACCGCGGAGCTTCGGGCATCATTGCTCTCGCTATCACCGCATCTGATGGGATGGGACCGACGAAGGAGAGGAGGAACAGAAAGAAGTAATTAAGTAGCCTGGGGGCCGGCTGGGGTCCACCGGCCGGACACGAGAAAAGAGCCTACTCCAATCTTCCTCGCGAAGCGTCGGCCGCCGAAATAAGCTTACGTCGTCAGCAAACGTGATACTGCCTCAACCACCTGTCAAACGCGGTCAGACCA harbors:
- the LOC136515489 gene encoding uncharacterized protein: MAVEGHGKALKATNLDEPRAQVHLRRVGDEQEQRWYLDSSASNHMTGSKEAFSKLDGNVTGTVKSGDGSRVVIQGRNTIIFRCQNDEHRALTEVYYIPQLRSSIVSIGQLDERRCEVLIESGILKIQDRERRLLAKDEAEAVINKFKAQAEAESSKKLRVLRTDCGGELTLVEFAAYCACQGVV